From Channa argus isolate prfri chromosome 18, Channa argus male v1.0, whole genome shotgun sequence, the proteins below share one genomic window:
- the noc4l gene encoding nucleolar complex protein 4 homolog, with translation MALARKRNVSSAKRTEQSVKTAKIDLNSKVETILQSKKHANDVFDLFEFLQSEKEKDVISAVAACSKLFCSLLERKELYMGKLPAEEEALSGGHSAAEKYRIYMRHRYHNCVEMLLEHLSHDVHSVKESALCCLMKFAAGEGQYPLEDLDWSEHYSFPRELIQALVDKLLSKTTDNSLLISRFQEFLEMEDVRYYVMSSIRENVGRVMDKNKGEVLPIYQNNVFTLLSNINMPSKESELTNYMVKQEAKHEDWKAAKLNEHKRVFERMWLGFLKYKLPNNMYKKVLVILHDSILPHMSKPTLMIDFLTAAYEVGGAISLLALNGLFVLIHQHNLDYPDFYKKLYNLLEPSIFHVKYRARFFHLANLFLSSSHLPVYLVAAFAKRLARLALTAPPTALLIVLPFIYNLIRRHPSCRVLIHKPGTEDEPLADPYVMDEEDPAQCHALESSLWEIKTLQKHYHPDVAKAAMLINTPLLEQEDDISEVLEITTYELMERDLKQTQTKNIPLEFETATQLLNKDRDVLGQNFCLD, from the exons ATGGCGCTGGCCAGAAAACGCAACGTGAGTTCGGCTAAAAGAACAGAACAAAGTGTTAAAACGGCTAAAATTGATCTCAACAGCAAAGTGGAGACTATACTTCAGAGCAAAAAACATGCTAACGATGTTTTTGACCTCTTCGAGTTCCTTCAG tcagaaaaagagaaggatgTTATCAGTGCTGTCGCTGCGTGCAGTAAGTTGTTCTGCAGCCTGTTGGAGAGGAAAGAGCTGTACATGGGGAAGCTGCCCGCAGAGGAGGAGGCTTTAAGTG GAGGGCACAGTGCTGCAGAGAAGTACCGCATCTACATGAGACACCGTTACCACAATTGCGTGGAGATGCTGCTTGAACACCTGAGCCATGACGTTCACAGTGTCAAG GAGAGTGCCTTGTGCTGCCTGATGAAGTTCGCTGCAGGTGAAGGACAGTATCCTCTCGAGGATTTGGACTGGAGTGAACACTATAGCTTCCCTAGGGAACTCATACAG GCACTGGTGGACAAACTGCTGTCCAAAACTACAGACAACTCCCTGCTCATCTCCAGGTTTCAGGAATTCCTTGAGATGGAGGATGTACGCTATTATGTTATGAGCTCTATCCGTGAGAATGTGGGCCGAGTcatggacaaaaacaaaggg GAAGTGTTGCCCATATACCAGAACAATGTGTTCACCCTCTTGTCTAATATTAATATGCCAAGCAAGGAGTCGGAGCTCACCAACTATATGGTCAAACAAGAAG cGAAGCATGAGGACTGGAAAGCTGCTAAACtaaat GAACACAAGCGTGTCTTTGAGAGGATGTGGCTTGGCTTTCTCAAGTATAAg TTGCCAAACAACATGTATAAAAAGGTGTTGGTGATCCTCCATGACTCTATTCTGCCCCACATGAGTAAACCCACACTGATGATTGACTTCTTGACTGCTGCCTATGAAGTTG GTGGTGCAATCAGTCTGCTAGCCCTTAATGGACTTTTTGTCCTCATACATCAACACAACCT AGATTATCCAGATTTCTACAAGAAGTTGTACAATCTTCTTGAGCCTTCAATTTTTCATGTGAAGTACAGGGCACGCTTTTTTCAcctagctaacctctttctcagTTCCAG TCACTTGCCAGTGTACCTGGTGGCTGCGTTTGCTAAACGCTTGGCTCGCTTGGCTCTGACAGCCCCGCCTACCGCACTCCTCATAGTGCTGCCCTTCATCTATAACCTGATCCGTCGCCACCCGTCCTGTAGAGTCCTTATTCACAAGCCTGGCACCGAGGACG AGCCTTTGGCAGACCCATATGTAATGGACGAAGAGGATCCTGCTCAGTGCCATGCCCTAGAGAGCAGTTTGTGGGAGATTAAG ACGCTGCAGAAGCATTACCATCCAGATGTGGCTAAAGCTGCGATGTTGATCAACACACCCCTGTTAGAACAAGAGGATGACATCAGTGAGGTGCTGGAGATAACAACATATGAG ctgaTGGAAAGAGACCTGAAGCAGACACAGACCAAGAACATCCCACTGGAGTTTGAAACTGCCACACAGCTGCTAAATAAAGACAGAGATGTGTTAGGACAAAACTTCTGTCTGGATTAA
- the pus1 gene encoding tRNA pseudouridine synthase A isoform X2, whose product MIKVRLPLSALFNHRQTLGRNVSKDEQMAKLLKRPNDDLAEKVQTTKRIKVDGEQSEDEKKYPKRKVVLLMAYSGKGYYGMQRNTGTSQFRTIEDDLVTALIKSGCIPENHGEEMKKMSFQRCARTDKGVSAAGQVVSLKLRLIEDIVEKINENLPPQIRVLGIKRVTQGFNSKNNCDGRTYSYMLPTVAFSPKDYDIGNIAAFRLEPKTLQRLNSLFALYKGTHNFHNFTSQKAPSDPSARRYITEMSCGEPFIHNNTEFAVITVRGQSFMLHQIRKMIGLVIAVIKGYATEEVMERSWGQEKVDIPKAPGLGLVLERVHFDRYNKRFGGDGLHERLEWDREEEVIKAFKEAYIYPTIVETECQEGSMVSWMSTLPIHDFEGTAAETRENKDQNKVSADAGNDSD is encoded by the exons ATGATTAAAGTCCGACTACCTTTAAGTGCCTTGTTTAACCACAGACAGACATTAGGAAGAAACG TGTCTAAAGATGAGCAGATGGCCAAGCTGCTGAAAAGACCCAATGACGACTTGGCAGAGAAAGTGCAGAccacaaaaagaataaaagtggATGGGGAACAATctgaagatgaaaagaaatatcCCAAAAGGAAAGTGGTCCTCCTTATGGCATACTCTGGAAAGGGATATTATGGCATGCAG AGAAACACTGGTACCTCTCAGTTTCGGACCATTGAAGATGATTTGGTCACTGCCCTTATTAAATCTGGTTGCATTCCTGAAAACCATGGTGAAGAAATGAAGAAGATGTCTTTCCAAAGATGTGCCAGAACAGATAAG GGTGTGTCTGCGGCAGGCCAAGTGGTATCATTAAAGTTGCGCTTGATTGAAGACATCGTGGAAAAAATCAATGAGAATCTGCCGCCACAGATCAGAGTCCTTG GAATCAAAAGGGTGACCCAGGGTTTCAATTCCAAAAACAACTGTGATGGTCGTACATACTCCTATATGCTTCCAACAGTGGCATTTTCTCCGAAAGACTATGATATAGGGAACATAGCAGCGTTTCGCCTGGAACCAAAGACACTTCAGAGGCTGAATAGTCTGTTTGCTCTTTACAAAGGTACTCACAACTTTCACAACTTCACCTCTCAGAAGGCTCCGAGTGATCCCAGTGCCCGCCGCTACATCACAGAAATGTCCTGTGGAGAGCCATTTATCCACAACAATACAGAGTTTGCGGTGATTACAGTGCGAGGCCAAAGCTTTATGCTGCACCAAATCCGCAAGATGATCGGTCTGGTGATTGCAGTGATAAAGGGGTATGCGACAGAGGAGGTGATGGAGCGGAGTTGGGGACAGGAGAAGGTCGATATTCCCAAAGCTCCAGGTCTGGGACTGGTCCTGGAAAGGGTTCACTTTGACCGGTACAACAAACGCTTCGGAGGGGACGGATTGCATGAGCGTTTGGAGTGGGATCGAGAGGAGGAGGTGATTAAGGCTTTCAAGGAAGCTTATATCTACCCTACTATTGTTGAAACAGAGTGTCAGGAGGGCTCCATGGTCAGTTGGATGTCCACACTGCCTATCCATGACTTTGAAGGCACAGCCGCTGAAACACGAGAGAATAAGGACCAGAATAAG GTCAGTGCAGATGCAGGAAATGATTCGGACTAG
- the pus1 gene encoding tRNA pseudouridine synthase A isoform X1 has product MIKVRLPLSALFNHRQTLGRNGGFCHIFFMMSEVSKDEQMAKLLKRPNDDLAEKVQTTKRIKVDGEQSEDEKKYPKRKVVLLMAYSGKGYYGMQRNTGTSQFRTIEDDLVTALIKSGCIPENHGEEMKKMSFQRCARTDKGVSAAGQVVSLKLRLIEDIVEKINENLPPQIRVLGIKRVTQGFNSKNNCDGRTYSYMLPTVAFSPKDYDIGNIAAFRLEPKTLQRLNSLFALYKGTHNFHNFTSQKAPSDPSARRYITEMSCGEPFIHNNTEFAVITVRGQSFMLHQIRKMIGLVIAVIKGYATEEVMERSWGQEKVDIPKAPGLGLVLERVHFDRYNKRFGGDGLHERLEWDREEEVIKAFKEAYIYPTIVETECQEGSMVSWMSTLPIHDFEGTAAETRENKDQNKVSADAGNDSD; this is encoded by the exons ATGATTAAAGTCCGACTACCTTTAAGTGCCTTGTTTAACCACAGACAGACATTAGGAAGAAACG GTGgcttttgtcatattttctttATGATGAGTGAAGTGTCTAAAGATGAGCAGATGGCCAAGCTGCTGAAAAGACCCAATGACGACTTGGCAGAGAAAGTGCAGAccacaaaaagaataaaagtggATGGGGAACAATctgaagatgaaaagaaatatcCCAAAAGGAAAGTGGTCCTCCTTATGGCATACTCTGGAAAGGGATATTATGGCATGCAG AGAAACACTGGTACCTCTCAGTTTCGGACCATTGAAGATGATTTGGTCACTGCCCTTATTAAATCTGGTTGCATTCCTGAAAACCATGGTGAAGAAATGAAGAAGATGTCTTTCCAAAGATGTGCCAGAACAGATAAG GGTGTGTCTGCGGCAGGCCAAGTGGTATCATTAAAGTTGCGCTTGATTGAAGACATCGTGGAAAAAATCAATGAGAATCTGCCGCCACAGATCAGAGTCCTTG GAATCAAAAGGGTGACCCAGGGTTTCAATTCCAAAAACAACTGTGATGGTCGTACATACTCCTATATGCTTCCAACAGTGGCATTTTCTCCGAAAGACTATGATATAGGGAACATAGCAGCGTTTCGCCTGGAACCAAAGACACTTCAGAGGCTGAATAGTCTGTTTGCTCTTTACAAAGGTACTCACAACTTTCACAACTTCACCTCTCAGAAGGCTCCGAGTGATCCCAGTGCCCGCCGCTACATCACAGAAATGTCCTGTGGAGAGCCATTTATCCACAACAATACAGAGTTTGCGGTGATTACAGTGCGAGGCCAAAGCTTTATGCTGCACCAAATCCGCAAGATGATCGGTCTGGTGATTGCAGTGATAAAGGGGTATGCGACAGAGGAGGTGATGGAGCGGAGTTGGGGACAGGAGAAGGTCGATATTCCCAAAGCTCCAGGTCTGGGACTGGTCCTGGAAAGGGTTCACTTTGACCGGTACAACAAACGCTTCGGAGGGGACGGATTGCATGAGCGTTTGGAGTGGGATCGAGAGGAGGAGGTGATTAAGGCTTTCAAGGAAGCTTATATCTACCCTACTATTGTTGAAACAGAGTGTCAGGAGGGCTCCATGGTCAGTTGGATGTCCACACTGCCTATCCATGACTTTGAAGGCACAGCCGCTGAAACACGAGAGAATAAGGACCAGAATAAG GTCAGTGCAGATGCAGGAAATGATTCGGACTAG